The genomic DNA TactgtttggttggtttgtgttttttttcctctttctttcttgctcACAACTTCTTTGTCCTTCACATTGTCCCTTTGTCTGGTCAGAAAATAACCCAAGGGGACAGGGAGCCCTGCCCACAGCCGAGGGTTTCATCTGTCTGTCCCAAGTCAGcaagggctgggagaggcttGGTGTCACCCCTCATGCAGCAAGGTCCTTGAGCCCTGTGGTGCCAGCAGGTGACTCTGGCTGCCAGGAAAATGTAGTCCTGCCACCAGCATCATTGTTTCCAGGGTCTGGCCGAGGGGGAAcaaagcccagcagagctgtggtggaTACAGCCACAGGCCAGCTGGATTTTCTGGCTCCCCCATGGCTGCCAGACTTATCTTGGGAAATTTTGCAGGGAAACCAAAGCTTTTGAAGCTCTGTGTTTAAGTTGGTTGGGAGCATGAACTAAATGCCTTCCTGTGTCTGTCTGAACTCTGCTGTCTTCCGTGGGACATGggcttccttttcctcctttcttagAAGCCTTGGGGGCACTTTACCCCCATGTGCACAGTTACTTGTTTCCATGCAGTATGTGAGAACATGTTCATATATGCACAGGCACACgtgtactttttttcccccttgcctTGGTGTTTCCTGCAATTAGTGCCAATAATTCAGTGGTGCTCTGGCTTCcctttagaatcatagaatcatagaatagattaggttggaaaagacctccaagatcatcctGTCCAACCCcttgatccaactccaattactatatcaaggcactaagggccacgtccaatctctttttaaaaacctccagggatggtgaatccaccacctctctgggtaggccgttccaatgcctgataaccctctctgtaaagaatttcttcctaacatctaacctaaacctcccctggcagagcttgagcccatgtcaCCTTGTCCTTGCAGCTGATCAAAACTTCCCCCAAGGCCATTCAACTGCTGAGGAAAGGCACATGATCTTAGTGAAACTATTGATTTTATTATACACATCTGCACGTATTCTACACATCTCCCACATATTATACCAGAGTTTTGGTGTTACTCAGTGCTTTGTAAAGCCATTTGTGGCCAGGTTCTGTTAGTCTGCGTGGAACAGTTCAGTCTCAGCACAAAGACTTCTGGAATATGGTTAATCAAGGCAGTTTTTAGGAAAACAAATCAGCTAGAAAATGGCAGTGGAAGGGTACAGCTTTCCACCCACTGATCAAAGTGTTCTTGTAGCAGAAGTGGGAGAAATTGGCTCTGGGCATTTAGGTGCCCTAGAGCCTCAGTGGGTGCCTAAGGCAGTGGCACAAGAGGTGTAAAACGTGAGGAGGTCTCAGacctgtgtctgtgtctgcttAGCAAATTCAAGTGAGTCAGAAGCCACCCAGGTTTCTCCCCTGCATCTCTGAGTCGAGTTAGTCTTGCAATCTTGAAGCAGAAGAAGGTAATTCTTGTCCCTGTTGGCTGACAGGTGCCAAGAGGGAATGGGGACAGTTGTCTCCCTTCTGGGCTAAGCTTCTTTGCTCAGGATGGAGTTCCTGGACTCTGGTTCCTCTGTGCCCTGGTGCTTTCTGAAAGGAGAGGGGGACAGCTGacggctgctgcagggcagagacCTTGTAGgggtgcagagaggagctggcagggctgaagCTGGAGCTCGGCTGCCCAGTGCAGAAATGCCCTGGGgcatcccctcccctcctgaccctgtgctgctgtgtggggcaggaggagactCACCTGCGTCTGCAGAGGCAAAGCAGCATCAGGGCAGCAAGAGCCACGGCTCCCAGCAGCCCGGCCACGAGCCCTGTGATGAGCAGCAGCTGTGAGTTGCCTGGGCAATAGAAGGAGGGGCTGCCATGAGCTTGCCGGGCTTTGCTCCATGGCAGCGGGTGGGCGGCTGGGGCGCCCCTTGCCGTGCCCCCGGGTGGCACCTACCCCAGGGGACGAGGAGGCTGCGGGTGCCCAGGCTGCGGTGGCGCACGCGGCAGGCGTAGCTGTGCCCGTCCTGGGGGGCCACGGCCAGGACGCTGGAGAGCTGGTAGGTGAGGTCAGCGTTGGGCAGGACGGGGCTGGTGTTGAGCTGCGGGCCCGGAGGCACCTCGTGGCCATCCCTCAGCCAGGCCACGCTGATGGGCCGGGGGTAGAAGGCGGTGACGTGgcaaaccagcagcagctggtgtgGGCTGGGCGTGCGGGCAAAGACCGTGGCCAcgggcagctctgggggtggGAGcaaaggggtgggggaagccctGGTTGGGCACGGCTTGGCCCCAGGGCTTTGGGGTGGCTGTGGCAGGGTCAGGGTGGTCTCACCTTGTctctccagagctgccctgcCGTAACTCAGGAACATCTCCAGGGCACTGACGCAGGTATCGTTGAAGATGCCCTCCACCGCCTCAGCGAGGGTGGTGTTCTGGAGGACATCCCTCACGTACCGTGCCAGGTCGGTGTCCTGGGAGAGGGTCCAGGTGGCACTGTCTGTGTCTAGGCTGAGGAAGTCCTGCCCATTGTAGCCCACATAGGCAAACATCCGAGAGGTCCTGTTGGGGTAGAGCTTGCAGCCTGCCATGGACTGAGCCACAAAGGGGTCTGGAGGGGCCAAGAGGGGAGAGAGGTTGCATGAGGGGCTGGGATTGCCTTCCTGCAGGCATGATCAGTGCCAGCACTTGCCAGATCCTTCCCCACTCCCCAGCTTCTGTTTAGAGAGGGGATGCAGTGAAGAGTGGATACTCACAGGGCACATCCTTCTGTACGGCCCCTTCATTGCTCAGGTGgatgaaattatgaaaatagATCTTGAGCATGTTGTCAATGGTGTCCCACTCACTgcggggcagggctggatgcacccagggctggcagaAGTGGATGTCCCAGGTATGCTTATCAAGAGACCCAAGTTGGATGTCTTCCAGCAGGCCTAACCCCTCTATGTCCACAAAGGAGGTGTTTTGGAAGGTAAAGGTGTGAAGCAGCCGGATAGTGAAGGTCCCTACATGAGACAGGGGttggcagggaggagagggacagggaaagtGGAGGGGCTGAGGGCCAGGTCCTTGAGGTTGCAGAGATCTGtgggcccccccaggcccccttcATCCttggcagccctggctcccagccctgcacccacCTCAGGTGGCTGCATCCCTGCCGTGGAGGAGGTGTGGAGCCAGGGGACAAGGAGGGGTGAGGAAGCAAGAGCCAAAAGTGGGTGGGGAGCAGGAAGCCTCTTGCCCATGGAGTCCCACGGGGGCatgggagcagctgtggctgaggCAAGGCTGTCACTTACCCTGCAGGGCTGCCCATGTcccagagaggaggaagaggtagagaaggatgaggaggaggcagcagcgaGGGGGCTGCATGGTGCCAGCAGTGAGGCCCAGAGTGTGCAGCAGTgggtgcagcagcaggaggaagaggctgtgggagatgaggctggagatgtctcaggctggctctgcctgggcagctctgctggttcTAATGGCCCTGGCAGCCAATGGGGCTGGCCCTGAGGTTTAGGGGAGGGCTCCAAGGTTCCCACTTGGGGTAGGCTGAGGCATCCTGAGTGTGACTGTGAGTGTCGGGGGAATTTGCTTTGGAGCAAGGTCACCCCACTGCACCCAGGAGTGATCCCTCATGGCCAAGGCAGCACCGTGACAATTAGGGTGATGGGGGTGAACTGacccctcttttctccccccctTTCAGGTGGATGTGTCTCCTGCCCATGGGCTGCATGCACTGCCCTGAGGGGAATATCCTGTCCTGCCAGTTGTGCCTGGCGTGTCTcgccctgcacagaacagacCCCGCCATCCACTCTGCACTGCCAGGTGGGTTCACACCAATGGGGCTGCCTTTCCCAGAGGGCAGGAGAACCCTCTTCCCACCACATGGCTTTGTGCCTGGGCTCTCTGTGCCCCAAGGCTGTGTGCCCATCCCAGGCCTCTTTATCACCTCCCAGCCACACCCCAGCCAGGCCACACTGATGGGCTGTGGGTATAGAAGCTGGTGAGGTGGCAAACCTGCAGGAGaagagctgggccaggcacGTGGGCCAAGCCCATGGCCCTGGACAACTCTGGGGGAAGAGAGTGATGGAGAAGAGCTGATGGGGACATTCCCTGGCCACTTGGCACTGCTGGCCTGATTCAGTGGGCAAGGGACTCCCCAGGTTGAGGTGATGAGCAGTTCCAGTGTGGACCACAGCTGTGGGGTCAGGGGtgggtgcaggcagagctggaggaagcagctcctccaggagCTCCTTTTGGGGTGCATGAGGTGaatgggctggagcagctgtaGTGTGTTGGTTCCAAGGGAAGTGatgggctgcagggcctggaAGGGACTGTTTCTTATTGACAGTCATCAGAATTCTGGAGCAGTTGTACTTGGCCAGTaggatggggatgggagcaTGTACCCCCACTCTGATGCCCATTCCAGGCAGTTTCAGTGGATGAGCAGCTTCTCCCTTTCCATGGAGCTCTATCCATGCTCTAGGACCTGGgagctgcttctctgcttcCCTGCACCCCAGTGCTGGGGAGCCCCAACTCTGCCCTGAATGCTCCCAGGAGAGGGCCTGGGGATGGCCTGCAGGCTGACACT from Pseudopipra pipra isolate bDixPip1 chromosome 11, bDixPip1.hap1, whole genome shotgun sequence includes the following:
- the LOC135420059 gene encoding T-cell surface glycoprotein CD1b-3-like: MGSPAGSLQPQGPGPQPLHFPCPSPPCQPLSHVGTFTIRLLHTFTFQNTSFVDIEGLGLLEDIQLGSLDKHTWDIHFCQPWVHPALPRSEWDTIDNMLKIYFHNFIHLSNEGAVQKDVPYPFVAQSMAGCKLYPNRTSRMFAYVGYNGQDFLSLDTDSATWTLSQDTDLARYVRDVLQNTTLAEAVEGIFNDTCVSALEMFLSYGRAALERQELPVATVFARTPSPHQLLLVCHVTAFYPRPISVAWLRDGHEVPPGPQLNTSPVLPNADLTYQLSSVLAVAPQDGHSYACRVRHRSLGTRSLLVPWGNSQLLLITGLVAGLLGAVALAALMLLCLCRRRKHQGTEEPESRNSILSKEA